The genomic stretch CATCGCCCGCGTGAAAAACGTTGGCCACTCGATAGCCGTGCTTGTTGCCCAAAGCCTCAATTTCTTTTAGCACGTAGGGCAGCTGGGTGCGGGGAATGACGCCATCCTGCACATAGTAGTCGGGGCTGAGTTTGCCCATAGCGGCAAAGGCGGCCTTGCGCCCCTTCCACAGTCGCAGTCGCTCTTCAGCATCGGTGGCGATGGTGATAGTCCGAGCCCCATTCTGGCGGCAGAGGTCAGCAATGCGATCGCCCGTAGCCGTCACCTCCGTCGGCAATCCATCGATCTCAATCAGCAAGATCGCCGCCGCATCGCGGGGGTAGCAGTTGGTGGCCACCACGTCTTCCACGGCGTTGAGGCTGAAGTTGTCCATCATCTCCATCCCAGCGGGGATAATGCCCGCGCTGGTAATCGCCGACACCGCTTCTCCCGCTGCCTCCACCGAGGTAAAGTCAGCCAGCAACACCTGGATCGACCGGGGCGCTTTAAGAATGCGCAGGGTAATTTCGGTGGCAATGCCCAGGGTGCCTTCAGAGCCCACGAATAGCCCGCACAAATCGTAGCCAGGGGTTTCGTCAACCTCGCCGCCGAGGTTGACGATGTCGCCCGTGGGCAGCACCACCTTGAGACCCAGCACATGGTTAGTGGTCACTCCGTACTTAAGACAGTGCACCCCGCCCGAGTTTTCGGCCACGTTGCCCCCCACCGAGCATACCGACTGGCTAGAGGGGTCAGGAGCGTAATAAAAGCCCGCTCCGCTCACGGCCTGGGTGACCCAATTGTTGATCACCCCCGGCTGCACGACTACTTGCTGATTGTCTAGATTCACCGAGAGAATCTGGTTCATGGTGGCAGTGACGATCAGCACCGAGTCTTCGATGGGCAGTGCCCCGCCTGAGAGGCCAGTGCCCGCCCCCCGCGCCACAAAGGGCACCTGAAAGCGATCGCAGATCTTGACCGCCGCTGCCACCTGCTCGGTGGTTTTGGGCAGCACTACCACGGCGGGTCGCTGGCGATAGCTCGTCAGTCCGTCGCACTCGTAGACCAAAATTTCTTCTTTGCGGCGCACCACGCGATCGCTCCCGAGCGCGGCGCTAAAGGCGTCAATAATCGGTGCCCAGTCAATGCGCGATCGCTCTGCTACAGTCATGGCCCACACTGCTCAAGATGTCTGTGATCCTAACCTGAACTGCCGTCGCCCAACAGTGCGATCGTCCCCCGTTAGGGGCTCGACCATACCGATGAGCACTCCGACAATGAATTCCTCCGTCATTCGCCCTTCCTGCGACTGGCGGTTGTTAGCCCTTAGGTTTCAGGCTCGTCAGACATCTTTCGAGGAATCATGTTCTCACCTTTGAGCATGCGCTTGGCCGCATCCAGCAGCATTTCCTCTAGGTAGGGCTTGGTAAAGTAGCCTTTAGCCCCTAGATCAACGGCCATCTGCCGGTGGCGATCGGCCCCTCGAGAGGTCAGCATAGCGGTGGGAACCTGGCTTAGGGCGCTGTCTTTCTGCATGCGAGAGAGCAGCTCTAGACCATCCATGCGGGGCATTTCGATGTCACAGAAGACTAGGTCACAGGGCAGGCCAGAGCGCAGTTTCTCCCAGGCTTCCTGGCCGTCGCGGGCCTGTTCGACCCGGTAGCCGATCTTGTTGAAGCTCATCGACAACAGTTCACGCACCGTAATCGAGTCATCCACAATTAGCACCGTTGGGTCAGTGTGGACGACGGTCTCAACCGGTTCTTCATCCGCCGTCTGCGCCCACAGCGAGGTTGAAGCATCGCGCCGCAGACGACCGCTGGCCAGATCAATCAGCTCCAGCACGTCGGCGATCGGCATGACACGCCCGTCACCTAGCACCGTGGCACCAGCAATGCCAATGGGCTTAGGCACTGGCCCTTCCAGCTGTTTGATCACAATCTCCTGTTCGCCAATCACCTGGTCAACTTGGAGCGCAATAAAGGTGCTGGCGCTGCGCAACACCACCATAGAAACCACGTCCTCATCCTGAGGGCCACCGTAGACCCGACCCCGACCCAAACTGCGGTTGAAGCGCAGCAGATCGCTGAGGGGCCGGAAGGGCAGCAGCGTGTCGCGCCAGAGAATGCAGGCGTGACCCTGGGCGTCGGTTTGAATGCGCTCCTTGGGCACGTCGAACATATCCTCAACCCCATCCATCGGGAAGGCGATGCGGGCCTGGTTGTTGACGCAGCTCAGGGCCTTGGTGATGCTCAGGGTGAGCGGCAGGCGGATGGTAAAGCTGGTGCCTTTGCCCACCTCAGACTCGACGGTGATCGAGCCGCGAATGTCGGATAGGGCGGTGCGCACCACATCCATACCCACGCCGCGTCCAGAAAAGTCGTCGGCCTGATCACGGGTGCTAAAGCCCGGTAAAAACAGCAGATCGTAGACCTCGATCTCGGTCATGGTTTGGGCCTCGGCGGGGGTAATGAGCCCCTGCTTGAGGGCCTTAGCCTTGACCACCGCTGGATTGATGCCGCCGCCGTTGTCGGCGATGTAGATGACCGTTTGGTTGCCCTGGTAAAAGGCCCGCACAGTAATGGTTCCTTCTCGTCCCTTGCCCGTGGCCAAGCGCTCTTCGGGCGACTCAATGCCGTGGGTAATGGCATTGTTGACCAGGTGGGTCATTGGGTCGTAGAGGCGCTCTAGAATCATTTTGTCGATCAGGGTGTCACGCCCTTCGACCACCAGCTGGGCCTCTTTGCCGCACTTCAAAGAAATATCACGCACGGCACGAGGCAGGCGCTCCGCGGTTTGACCGAAGGGCACCATGCGCGCCTTATTGAGACCCTCTTGCAGCTGGGTGGTAACCTGACGAAACTGGCGGGCAATCTGGTCGGTGGAGTCAATGGTGAACTCAATGTCCGACGAGGCTTCCCGCACTCGCACAATCAGCTCAATCATCTCCTGGGAGAGAGTGTGGAAGCCGGTGAAGCGGTCCATTTCGAGGGCGTCAAAGGTGGCCCCGGTGGCGTGACCGCCGCCTCGGTCAGAGGATGAAACCCCTAGGGCAAAGGCTTGACGGTTGGCAATTAGCGAGCTTTCTAGCAGCGATCGCTCGTATAAATCGCGCATGCGCTGCCCAACGTCGTTGAGCTGCGAGACCTGGTGCAGCAGGTTATCGAGAAACTGCCGCAGGCGTTCTTGGTCTTGCTCTAGGGAGTTGCGGTTGACCACCAGTTCCCCTACTAGGTTGCTGAGGGTGTCGAGGTGACCCACCGAAACGCGCATGGTTTGGTCGGTGGTGTTGGCGGCTCGGCGGGGCGATCGCCTTGCTGCCTGCATCGATGCGGTCCGCCGAGTTCCTAAGCTTGGGGCTGACCCGCCGAGCTGATCGGCTTCTTCCAACAGCTTCTCAAGATCGCCAAACTCATCGTCGCTGCTATCAAAGCTGGGGCTGGCGGCTGGTAGCCCATTATCTGGCTGACCTGGAGCCACTGTATCGATAACTGGGAACTCCTCCCCAAGCAGGGCCTCTAAATCATCGAAGCTGTCGTCATCCCCACCATCGTCATCGAGACTTCGGCGGG from Leptolyngbya subtilissima AS-A7 encodes the following:
- the glcD gene encoding glycolate oxidase subunit GlcD — its product is MTVAERSRIDWAPIIDAFSAALGSDRVVRRKEEILVYECDGLTSYRQRPAVVVLPKTTEQVAAAVKICDRFQVPFVARGAGTGLSGGALPIEDSVLIVTATMNQILSVNLDNQQVVVQPGVINNWVTQAVSGAGFYYAPDPSSQSVCSVGGNVAENSGGVHCLKYGVTTNHVLGLKVVLPTGDIVNLGGEVDETPGYDLCGLFVGSEGTLGIATEITLRILKAPRSIQVLLADFTSVEAAGEAVSAITSAGIIPAGMEMMDNFSLNAVEDVVATNCYPRDAAAILLIEIDGLPTEVTATGDRIADLCRQNGARTITIATDAEERLRLWKGRKAAFAAMGKLSPDYYVQDGVIPRTQLPYVLKEIEALGNKHGYRVANVFHAGDGNLHPLILYNNAIPGQLEQVEDLGGDILKLCVRVGGSISGEHGIGADKRCYMPDMFSPADLETMGWVRQALDPEMLANPTKLLPSPRTCGEAAHSIAAVTLPNVERF